A genomic stretch from Mycobacterium cookii includes:
- a CDS encoding DUF4193 domain-containing protein: MATDYDAPRRTETDDVSEDSLEELKARRNEAASAVVDVDESESAESFELPGADLSGEELSVRVIPKQADEFTCSSCFLVQHRSRLASEKNGVMICTDCAA; encoded by the coding sequence ATGGCTACCGATTACGACGCCCCACGGCGTACCGAGACCGACGACGTTTCAGAGGACTCCCTCGAGGAGCTCAAGGCACGGCGAAACGAAGCGGCGTCGGCGGTAGTTGACGTCGACGAGTCCGAATCCGCCGAGTCTTTCGAGCTGCCCGGCGCCGACCTGTCCGGCGAGGAATTGTCCGTTCGCGTCATTCCGAAGCAAGCTGACGAGTTCACCTGCTCCAGCTGTTTTCTGGTGCAGCACCGCAGCCGTCTCGCGAGCGAGAAGAACGGCGTGATGATCTGTACGGACTGCGCGGCCTGA
- a CDS encoding DUF3159 domain-containing protein, translated as MMQQLGGVSGIVYSSIPVLLFVGTERLMGLAAAAGAALGSAVLILLWRVFRRESLQPAVSGLIGVAVCTLIAYLLGESKGYFLLGIWTSLIYASIFATSILIRRPVVGYIWSWLHGHDRGWRTVRRAVYAFDIATLTWVLVFAARFVVQRVLYDTNHEGWLVVARISMGWPLAALAALVTVLAIRSAQRALDDAGITAAAAEAD; from the coding sequence ATGATGCAACAGCTGGGCGGCGTGTCCGGGATCGTCTACTCGTCGATCCCGGTTCTGCTGTTCGTCGGTACCGAGCGATTGATGGGCCTGGCCGCGGCAGCGGGCGCGGCCCTCGGCTCCGCGGTGCTGATCCTGCTGTGGCGGGTTTTTCGACGCGAGTCGCTGCAGCCCGCCGTGTCCGGGCTGATCGGTGTCGCGGTCTGCACACTGATCGCTTATCTGCTGGGGGAGTCCAAAGGCTATTTCCTGCTGGGCATTTGGACGTCGCTGATCTACGCGTCGATATTCGCGACGTCGATCCTGATCCGCCGGCCGGTGGTCGGCTACATCTGGAGCTGGCTGCACGGCCACGACCGGGGCTGGCGGACCGTGCGCCGCGCCGTCTACGCGTTCGACATCGCAACGCTCACCTGGGTGCTGGTGTTCGCCGCGCGTTTCGTGGTGCAACGGGTGCTGTACGACACCAACCACGAGGGCTGGCTGGTGGTGGCGCGGATCTCGATGGGTTGGCCGCTGGCCGCTCTGGCCGCGTTGGTGACTGTTCTGGCGATCAGATCCGCCCAGCGCGCGCTGGACGACGCGGGTATCACTGCGGCGGCAGCAGAAGCCGACTGA
- the dut gene encoding dUTP diphosphatase — MSTSLAVVRLDPGLPLPARAHLGDAGVDLYSAEDVELAPGHRALVGTGIAVAIPHGMVGLVHPRSGLAARVGLSIVNSPGTIDAGYRGEIKVALINLDPAAAIIVNRGDRIAQLLVQRVELVDLVEVSSFDEAGMAETSRGDGGHGSSGGHASL; from the coding sequence GTGTCGACCAGTCTGGCGGTTGTTCGTCTCGACCCCGGGCTTCCGCTGCCCGCCCGGGCCCACCTCGGTGACGCGGGCGTGGATCTCTACAGCGCCGAGGATGTCGAGCTGGCGCCCGGCCACCGCGCGCTGGTGGGCACCGGCATCGCGGTCGCCATCCCGCACGGGATGGTCGGCTTGGTGCACCCGCGATCCGGATTGGCTGCGCGGGTTGGACTTTCGATCGTCAACAGCCCGGGCACCATCGATGCGGGCTACCGTGGTGAGATCAAGGTTGCGCTGATCAATCTCGACCCCGCGGCGGCGATCATCGTCAACCGCGGAGACCGGATCGCCCAGTTGCTGGTGCAGCGCGTCGAGTTGGTCGACCTTGTCGAAGTGTCGTCGTTCGACGAGGCGGGCATGGCAGAAACCTCACGTGGCGACGGCGGCCACGGCTCCTCCGGCGGACATGCGAGTCTCTAA
- a CDS encoding potassium channel family protein — MRVVVMGCGRVGSSVADGLSRIGHDVAVIDSDETAFSRLSPEFAGQRVHGLGFDRDVLLKAGIEDADAFAAVSSGDNSNIISARLARETFGVRRVVARIYDAKRAEVYERLGIPTIATVPWTTDRLLHAITRDAETAKWRDPTGTVAVAEAVLHEDWVGRRATDLEAATGARVAFLIRFGTGILPEPKTVIQAGDQVYIAAISGRASEALAIAALPPGEDAER; from the coding sequence ATGCGAGTGGTTGTGATGGGATGCGGCCGGGTCGGTTCGTCCGTCGCCGACGGACTGTCCCGGATCGGCCACGACGTCGCGGTGATCGACAGCGACGAGACGGCGTTCAGCAGGCTGAGCCCTGAATTCGCCGGTCAACGGGTGCACGGTCTCGGTTTCGACCGGGACGTGCTGCTGAAGGCCGGCATCGAAGACGCCGACGCATTCGCCGCGGTGTCCTCCGGCGACAACTCCAACATCATCTCGGCGCGACTGGCCCGCGAAACCTTCGGTGTACGGCGCGTCGTGGCGCGGATCTACGACGCCAAACGCGCCGAGGTCTACGAGCGTCTGGGCATTCCCACCATCGCCACCGTGCCGTGGACCACCGACCGGTTGCTCCACGCCATCACCCGGGACGCCGAGACCGCCAAATGGCGCGACCCGACCGGGACCGTCGCCGTCGCCGAGGCCGTCCTGCACGAGGACTGGGTGGGCCGCCGGGCCACCGACCTCGAAGCCGCGACCGGTGCGCGGGTCGCGTTCCTGATCCGGTTCGGGACCGGGATTCTTCCCGAGCCGAAGACCGTCATCCAGGCCGGTGATCAGGTCTACATCGCGGCCATCTCCGGGCGTGCGTCCGAGGCGTTGGCCATCGCCGCGCTGCCGCCGGGCGAGGACGCTGAGCGATGA
- a CDS encoding APC family permease: MSKLSTAARRLVLGQPFRSDRLSHTLLPKRIALPVFASDALSSVAYAPEEVFLTLSVAGLAAYSLTPWIGVAVAAVMLVVVASYRQNVHAYPSGGGDYEVVTTNLGANAGLTVASALMVDYVLTVAVSTASAMSNIGSAIPFVEHHKVLFCVGAITLVMALNLRGVRESGLAFAIPTYAFIAGVGIMLAWGLFRVYVLGEPIRAESAGFVMHAERTSIAGFAMVFLLARSFSSGCAALTGVEAISNGVPAFQKPKSRNAATTLLLLGTIAVGLFMGIILLAKETGVQVVDNPAAQLTGIPHDYQQKTLMAQIAQAVFGGFQIGFLLIAVVTALILVLAANTAFNGFPVLGSVLAQHSYLPRQLHTRGDRLAFSNGIVFLAVAALAAIIAFRAQVTALIQLYIVGVFISFTLSQIGMVRHWTRLLRDESDPAVRRTMLRSRVVNTIGFVATGAVLLVVAVTKFLAGAWIAVVAMTLLFVVMKLIRKHYDTVAVELQERTVEDEDVVLPSRNHAVVLVSKLHLPTLRALAYARATRPDVLEAVTVSVDDLETRALVRRWEDSEISVPLKVIASPYREITRPILDYVKRVSKESPRSVVTVFLPEYVVGHWWEHVLHNQSALRLKGRLLFMPGVMVTSVPWQLNSSERLKTMHPRAAPGDARRGIFD; this comes from the coding sequence GTGTCCAAACTCTCGACTGCTGCGCGACGGTTGGTTCTGGGCCAGCCGTTTCGCAGCGACCGGCTGAGCCACACCCTGCTGCCCAAGCGCATCGCTTTACCGGTGTTCGCCTCCGACGCGTTGTCGTCGGTCGCGTACGCGCCCGAAGAGGTGTTCTTGACGTTGTCGGTGGCCGGGCTCGCGGCGTACTCGCTGACCCCGTGGATCGGCGTCGCCGTTGCCGCGGTGATGCTCGTCGTGGTGGCCAGCTACCGGCAGAATGTGCACGCCTATCCGTCCGGAGGCGGCGACTACGAGGTCGTCACCACCAACCTCGGCGCCAATGCCGGTCTCACGGTGGCCAGCGCGCTCATGGTGGACTATGTTCTGACCGTTGCTGTTTCGACGGCATCGGCGATGTCGAACATCGGGTCGGCCATCCCGTTCGTCGAGCACCACAAGGTGCTGTTCTGTGTCGGTGCGATCACGCTGGTAATGGCGTTGAACCTGCGTGGTGTGCGTGAATCCGGTCTGGCTTTCGCGATTCCGACCTACGCCTTCATCGCCGGTGTGGGGATCATGTTGGCGTGGGGCTTGTTTCGGGTTTACGTGTTGGGTGAGCCGATCCGGGCCGAGTCCGCCGGCTTCGTGATGCACGCCGAGCGGACCTCGATTGCCGGCTTCGCGATGGTGTTCCTGTTGGCTCGGTCGTTCTCGTCGGGCTGCGCGGCGCTCACCGGTGTCGAGGCGATCAGCAACGGGGTGCCGGCCTTTCAGAAACCAAAGTCGCGCAACGCCGCAACGACCCTGCTGCTACTCGGCACGATCGCCGTCGGGCTCTTCATGGGCATCATCTTGCTGGCCAAGGAGACCGGGGTCCAGGTCGTCGACAATCCCGCCGCGCAACTCACCGGCATCCCGCACGACTACCAGCAGAAGACGTTGATGGCCCAGATCGCCCAAGCCGTCTTCGGCGGCTTCCAGATCGGATTCCTGCTGATCGCTGTCGTGACGGCGCTCATCCTGGTGCTGGCGGCCAACACCGCGTTCAACGGCTTCCCGGTCTTGGGCTCGGTGCTGGCACAGCACAGTTACCTGCCCCGGCAGCTGCACACTCGCGGCGACCGGCTGGCATTCTCTAACGGCATCGTGTTTCTGGCGGTGGCCGCTCTGGCGGCGATCATCGCGTTTCGCGCGCAAGTCACCGCGCTGATTCAGCTCTACATCGTCGGGGTGTTCATCTCCTTTACGCTCAGCCAGATCGGTATGGTCCGGCACTGGACGCGATTGCTGCGCGACGAGTCCGATCCGGCGGTCCGACGCACCATGCTGCGCTCCCGGGTGGTCAACACCATCGGCTTCGTGGCCACCGGAGCGGTGCTGCTCGTCGTGGCGGTCACCAAATTCCTTGCCGGAGCATGGATCGCGGTTGTCGCCATGACACTGCTCTTCGTGGTGATGAAGCTGATTCGCAAGCATTACGACACCGTCGCCGTAGAGCTGCAGGAGCGGACTGTCGAAGACGAAGACGTCGTGCTGCCCAGCCGCAACCACGCGGTGGTGCTGGTGTCGAAGCTGCACCTGCCGACATTGCGTGCGCTGGCCTATGCGCGTGCGACCCGGCCCGACGTGCTCGAGGCCGTGACCGTCAGCGTCGACGACTTGGAAACGCGAGCGTTGGTCCGCCGATGGGAAGACAGCGAAATCAGCGTCCCGCTGAAGGTCATCGCATCGCCATACCGAGAGATCACCCGTCCGATACTCGATTACGTCAAGCGGGTCAGCAAGGAGTCGCCGCGCAGCGTGGTGACGGTCTTCCTTCCCGAGTATGTGGTGGGCCATTGGTGGGAGCATGTGTTGCACAACCAGAGTGCGCTGCGGCTCAAGGGCCGATTGCTGTTCATGCCCGGCGTGATGGTGACATCGGTTCCCTGGCAACTCAATTCGTCGGAGCGACTCAAGACCATGCATCCGCGTGCGGCTCCCGGCGACGCTCGGCGGGGGATCTTCGATTGA
- a CDS encoding DUF3710 domain-containing protein codes for MAFGRRKSNEQPVDEPEVATADAPVVDEADGPFDIEDFDDDAAGAAEGRLDLGSVLVPLPPAAQLQVELTETGVPSAVWVVTANGRFTIAAYAAPKTGSLWREVAGELAESLRNDGATVTIQDGRWGREVVGTATGVVRFIGVDGYRWMIRCVVNGSIETIDALTDEAREALVDTVIRRGDTPLPVRTPLPVQLPEPMASQLREAAAAQGGQPIAQPEPEVASEQGEPTERRSASGSAMQQLRSTGG; via the coding sequence ATGGCATTCGGTAGACGTAAATCCAACGAGCAGCCGGTCGACGAGCCGGAAGTCGCGACCGCCGACGCCCCGGTGGTCGACGAGGCGGATGGCCCGTTCGACATCGAGGACTTCGACGACGACGCCGCGGGTGCCGCCGAGGGCCGGCTGGACCTCGGCTCGGTGCTGGTGCCGCTGCCGCCCGCGGCCCAGCTGCAGGTCGAGCTGACCGAGACCGGGGTGCCCAGCGCGGTGTGGGTGGTGACCGCCAACGGCCGGTTCACCATCGCCGCCTACGCGGCGCCCAAGACCGGCAGCCTGTGGCGTGAGGTCGCCGGCGAGTTGGCCGAGTCGCTGCGCAACGACGGCGCCACCGTGACGATTCAGGATGGTCGCTGGGGGCGTGAAGTCGTCGGGACGGCCACCGGTGTGGTGCGGTTCATTGGAGTCGACGGATATCGCTGGATGATCCGCTGCGTGGTGAACGGCTCGATCGAGACCATTGACGCGCTCACGGATGAAGCGCGGGAAGCATTGGTGGACACCGTGATTCGACGCGGTGATACGCCGTTGCCGGTTCGTACGCCGTTGCCGGTGCAGCTGCCCGAGCCGATGGCATCCCAGCTGCGTGAGGCCGCGGCGGCTCAGGGCGGACAGCCGATCGCGCAGCCCGAACCCGAGGTCGCAAGCGAACAAGGCGAGCCGACCGAGCGTCGCAGCGCATCGGGCTCGGCGATGCAGCAGCTGCGGAGCACCGGCGGCTAG
- a CDS encoding class I SAM-dependent RNA methyltransferase, giving the protein MAELTLTVGPPANGGSCVARHDGRVVFVRYALPGERVRVRVTADRGSYWHAETIEVLDPSDDRRASLCPIAGVDGAGCCDLAFVDPVAARALKVEVVSNQLARLGDYQWHGAAHPMSDDAATGWRTRIKLDVGADGRAGFHRHRSDELVSDLGCGQLPAGMIDGLAATEWPPGAHVHVVVDDDGQRHVVRTVRQGKRNATEVIEGSYHGLQRVGRRSWQVPVTTFWQAHRHAAQTYSELVSDWAQLGPGMTAWDLYGGVGVFAAALGDAVGESGQVVSVDSARAASRAARATLTDLPQVRAISDSVRRVLTAQHGTADVAVLDPPRAGAGREVIELLAAAEVPRIVHIGCEAASFARDVGLYQRHGYTVGEIRVFDSFPLTHHVECVALLTR; this is encoded by the coding sequence CTGGCAGAACTGACACTGACCGTTGGTCCGCCGGCCAACGGGGGCAGTTGCGTGGCACGTCACGACGGGCGGGTGGTGTTCGTCCGCTACGCGTTGCCCGGCGAGCGAGTGCGGGTGCGGGTCACCGCGGATCGGGGTTCGTACTGGCACGCCGAGACAATCGAAGTGCTCGACCCCTCAGATGACCGCCGGGCTTCGCTGTGCCCTATCGCCGGTGTGGACGGGGCCGGGTGCTGCGATCTGGCGTTTGTCGACCCGGTGGCGGCCCGCGCACTGAAAGTGGAAGTGGTCTCCAATCAGCTTGCCCGCCTTGGCGATTACCAGTGGCATGGGGCGGCGCATCCGATGTCGGACGACGCAGCGACGGGTTGGCGCACCCGGATCAAGCTGGACGTCGGCGCTGACGGCCGTGCCGGCTTTCATCGGCACCGCAGCGACGAGCTGGTCTCCGATCTGGGCTGCGGTCAGCTGCCGGCCGGGATGATCGACGGCCTCGCGGCCACCGAATGGCCCCCGGGTGCACACGTTCATGTAGTCGTCGACGACGACGGTCAGCGCCATGTGGTACGCACGGTGCGACAGGGCAAGCGCAACGCGACGGAGGTGATCGAGGGCAGCTATCACGGGCTGCAACGGGTCGGCCGGCGCAGTTGGCAGGTGCCGGTGACAACGTTCTGGCAGGCCCATCGCCACGCCGCGCAGACGTACAGCGAATTGGTCAGCGACTGGGCTCAACTCGGTCCGGGTATGACGGCGTGGGATCTCTACGGTGGGGTCGGGGTGTTCGCCGCGGCGCTGGGAGACGCGGTGGGGGAATCCGGTCAGGTCGTCAGCGTCGACAGCGCACGAGCCGCGTCCCGGGCGGCACGCGCCACGCTGACCGATCTGCCGCAGGTGCGGGCGATCAGTGATTCGGTGCGACGGGTGTTGACCGCTCAGCACGGCACCGCCGATGTCGCCGTGCTGGACCCGCCGCGCGCCGGCGCCGGACGTGAGGTGATCGAGCTGCTGGCTGCTGCTGAGGTGCCGCGAATAGTGCACATCGGCTGCGAGGCAGCGTCATTCGCCCGCGATGTCGGTTTGTATCAGCGTCACGGCTACACGGTCGGCGAGATTCGGGTGTTCGATTCGTTTCCGCTGACGCATCACGTCGAATGCGTCGCCCTGTTGACGCGTTGA
- a CDS encoding alpha/beta hydrolase has protein sequence MAFDLRGVTAVLLPGTGSDDDYVTRAFAAPLRAAGARLVAPPPEPGRLIEGYLAALDGAAAKGPIAVGGVSIGAAVSLTWALGHPEHSVAVLAALPAWTGEPASSPAALAARYSAQQLREHGLAATTAQMRASSPPWLAEELTRSWRGQWPDLPDAMDEAAAYVAPSHAQLRRLTTPMGVVAAVDDTIHPLRVGREWAAAAPHAALRTITLDELGADPAALGAACLAALGEA, from the coding sequence GTGGCCTTCGACCTTCGCGGGGTGACAGCCGTGCTGCTGCCCGGAACCGGATCCGACGACGACTACGTCACCCGGGCGTTCGCCGCTCCGCTGCGCGCCGCCGGGGCACGGCTGGTGGCGCCGCCACCGGAGCCCGGCCGCCTGATCGAGGGCTACCTGGCGGCGCTGGACGGTGCGGCGGCCAAAGGTCCGATCGCGGTCGGCGGCGTGTCGATCGGCGCCGCGGTGTCACTGACCTGGGCGCTGGGCCACCCCGAACACTCGGTCGCGGTGCTGGCCGCCTTGCCCGCCTGGACGGGTGAGCCGGCCAGTTCTCCGGCCGCTCTGGCGGCGCGCTATTCGGCGCAACAGTTGCGCGAGCACGGCCTGGCCGCGACCACGGCACAGATGCGCGCGTCCAGCCCGCCGTGGCTCGCCGAGGAGTTGACCCGGTCGTGGCGCGGCCAATGGCCGGATCTGCCCGACGCCATGGACGAGGCGGCGGCCTATGTCGCCCCGAGTCACGCGCAGCTGCGAAGGCTGACGACCCCGATGGGTGTCGTCGCGGCCGTCGACGACACGATTCATCCGCTCCGGGTCGGACGGGAATGGGCGGCGGCCGCGCCGCACGCGGCGTTGCGGACGATCACCTTGGACGAGCTGGGCGCGGACCCGGCCGCACTCGGTGCCGCCTGCCTGGCAGCGCTCGGCGAGGCCTGA
- a CDS encoding potassium channel family protein — MRVAIAGAGAVGRSLARELIDNKHDVTLIERKADHIDPDAIPAAHWRLGDACEVSVLESMQAHEFDVVVAATGDDKANVVLSLLAKTEFAVPRVVARVNDPRNEWLFTDAWGVDVAVSTPRMLASLIEEAVAVGDLVRLMEFRKGQANLVEITLPDNTPWGGKPVKKLQLPRDVALVTVLRGPRVIVPQGDEPLEGGDELLFVCVTESEEELSRLLLPPQ, encoded by the coding sequence ATGAGAGTCGCGATTGCCGGTGCCGGTGCGGTGGGTCGCTCGCTGGCGCGCGAGCTGATTGACAACAAGCACGACGTCACGCTGATCGAGCGCAAAGCCGATCACATCGATCCCGACGCGATCCCGGCCGCGCACTGGCGGCTCGGCGACGCGTGCGAGGTGAGCGTGCTGGAGTCGATGCAGGCGCACGAGTTCGACGTGGTGGTGGCCGCGACCGGTGACGACAAGGCCAACGTGGTGCTCAGCCTGCTCGCCAAGACCGAGTTCGCGGTCCCGCGGGTGGTGGCCCGAGTCAACGACCCGCGCAACGAGTGGCTGTTCACCGACGCCTGGGGCGTCGACGTCGCGGTGTCCACGCCACGCATGCTGGCGTCGTTGATCGAGGAAGCCGTCGCGGTCGGAGACCTGGTGCGGCTGATGGAGTTCCGGAAGGGTCAGGCCAACCTCGTCGAGATCACGCTGCCGGACAACACCCCGTGGGGCGGCAAGCCGGTGAAGAAGCTGCAACTGCCGCGAGACGTCGCGCTGGTCACGGTTCTGCGCGGACCGCGGGTGATCGTGCCGCAGGGCGACGAGCCGCTCGAGGGCGGTGACGAGCTGCTGTTCGTCTGCGTCACCGAGTCGGAGGAAGAGCTCAGTCGGCTTCTGCTGCCGCCGCAGTGA
- a CDS encoding OB-fold nucleic acid binding domain-containing protein codes for MAAEGYLRRLTRRLTEHPEQRDAEELRDEAATTGAQRAIDCQRGQEVTVVGTLRSVECKGKGCADGVRAELFDGTDTIALVWLGQRRIPGIESGRTLRVHGRLGKLDNGAKAIYNPHYEIQR; via the coding sequence ATGGCCGCGGAAGGTTATCTGCGCCGGCTGACTCGTCGGTTGACGGAGCACCCCGAGCAGCGTGACGCCGAGGAACTGCGCGACGAGGCGGCGACCACCGGCGCGCAGCGGGCCATCGATTGTCAGCGCGGCCAGGAGGTCACCGTCGTCGGAACGCTGCGCAGCGTGGAGTGCAAGGGCAAGGGCTGCGCCGACGGGGTTCGTGCCGAACTGTTCGACGGCACCGACACCATCGCGCTGGTGTGGTTGGGACAGCGCAGGATTCCCGGCATCGAATCAGGCCGCACGCTGCGGGTCCACGGCCGGCTCGGCAAGCTGGACAACGGCGCCAAGGCGATTTACAACCCGCACTACGAAATTCAGCGGTGA
- a CDS encoding DUF3093 domain-containing protein — MSSTPVTPQSVRYRERLWVPWWWWPLAFALATVISLEINKGVPSIPRWIPYATLFVVAAGALLWLGRVEIRVTAGDGGAELWAGEAHLPVTVISRSADIPRSAKSAALGRQLDPAAFVVHRGWVGPLVLVVLNDADDPTPYWLVSSRHPEQVLSALRS; from the coding sequence GTGTCAAGTACGCCAGTCACGCCGCAAAGCGTGCGGTACCGCGAGCGGCTGTGGGTTCCATGGTGGTGGTGGCCATTGGCTTTTGCGCTCGCGACGGTCATATCCCTGGAAATCAACAAGGGCGTGCCGAGCATTCCGCGCTGGATTCCGTACGCGACGTTGTTCGTGGTCGCGGCCGGCGCGTTGCTGTGGCTGGGCCGCGTCGAAATCCGGGTGACCGCGGGTGACGGCGGCGCCGAGTTATGGGCCGGCGAGGCGCACCTGCCGGTCACCGTGATCTCGCGATCGGCGGATATTCCGCGCTCAGCCAAGTCCGCGGCGTTGGGACGGCAACTCGATCCGGCTGCTTTCGTGGTGCACCGGGGCTGGGTCGGCCCCCTGGTGCTCGTCGTCCTGAACGACGCCGACGACCCGACGCCGTACTGGTTGGTGAGTTCCCGCCACCCGGAGCAGGTGCTGTCGGCGTTGCGCAGTTAG
- a CDS encoding CBS domain-containing protein: MRAEEIVDEFPVVDIDSPARDAVKLLADYRLSGLVVGTDTSDKPYAVLPASQVVRFLVPAYVQDDPGLARVLTESMADHAADKLSGKTIRDLLPHKAQQVPIVDAEDTIIEVAEVMSRLHSPLVTVVKDGKLCGVITASRLLAEALKQ; the protein is encoded by the coding sequence GTGCGCGCGGAGGAGATCGTGGACGAGTTCCCGGTCGTCGACATCGATTCGCCTGCGCGCGACGCGGTGAAACTGCTCGCCGACTATCGGCTCAGCGGACTGGTGGTCGGCACGGACACATCCGACAAGCCCTACGCGGTGTTGCCCGCCTCCCAGGTGGTCCGGTTCCTGGTGCCCGCCTACGTGCAAGATGACCCAGGTCTGGCCCGCGTGCTGACCGAATCGATGGCCGACCATGCGGCGGACAAACTGAGCGGCAAGACAATTCGCGACCTGTTGCCGCACAAGGCTCAGCAGGTGCCGATCGTCGACGCCGAAGACACCATCATCGAAGTGGCCGAGGTGATGTCGCGCCTGCACAGTCCGCTGGTGACCGTGGTCAAAGACGGCAAACTCTGCGGCGTGATCACCGCATCGCGCCTGTTAGCCGAGGCCCTGAAACAGTGA
- a CDS encoding ArsB/NhaD family transporter, with translation MMYLAVAIFVVSYAFIISERFNKTTVALVGAGLMIILPVVDSPDVFYSAETGIDWDVIFLMFGMMMIVSILRQTGVFEYAAIWAAKRANGSPLRIMILLMLVMAAASALLPNVVSVLLIAPVTLLVCDRLEINPVPMLMAEVFASNIGGAATLVGDPPNIIIGARKGLSFNAFLFNMAPIVIIVMLVFVAITPLLFRSFSAVSPERVADVMALDERELIRDRKLLVRCGAVMAVVFAGFIVSPTIHIQPSLVALLGGGLLILVSKMEKDDYLSNVEWDTLLFIVGLFIMVGALLKTGVIEHLGNLAADATGSSPLFTTMLILGVSTLVSGIIDNVPYVATMTPIVTHLANAMPHQEHGNAFWWSLALGGDLGGNLTAVGSSANIVMIGIALRSGYSISFWEFTRKGIVITAISTVLCGLYLWLRYFALA, from the coding sequence ATGATGTATCTGGCCGTCGCGATATTCGTCGTCTCCTACGCTTTCATCATCAGCGAGCGCTTCAACAAGACTACGGTTGCACTGGTCGGCGCTGGCCTGATGATAATCTTGCCGGTCGTCGATTCGCCGGACGTCTTCTACTCCGCAGAGACCGGAATCGACTGGGACGTCATCTTTTTGATGTTCGGCATGATGATGATCGTCAGCATCCTGCGCCAGACCGGAGTCTTCGAATACGCCGCCATCTGGGCCGCGAAGCGCGCCAACGGCTCGCCGCTGCGCATCATGATTTTGCTGATGCTGGTGATGGCCGCGGCCTCGGCACTGCTACCCAACGTGGTCTCGGTGTTGTTGATCGCACCAGTGACCTTGCTGGTATGTGATCGCTTGGAAATCAATCCGGTACCGATGCTGATGGCCGAAGTGTTCGCGTCCAATATCGGCGGCGCGGCAACGCTGGTCGGCGACCCGCCCAACATCATCATCGGCGCGCGCAAAGGCCTGTCGTTCAACGCCTTTCTGTTCAACATGGCGCCCATCGTGATCATCGTCATGCTGGTCTTCGTCGCGATCACGCCGTTGCTATTCCGGAGCTTCTCAGCGGTTTCACCCGAGCGGGTGGCAGATGTCATGGCGCTGGACGAACGCGAGTTGATCCGCGATCGCAAGCTGTTGGTCCGCTGCGGCGCGGTGATGGCGGTAGTCTTCGCCGGATTCATCGTGTCCCCCACCATCCACATTCAGCCGTCGCTGGTCGCGCTGCTGGGTGGCGGACTGCTCATCCTGGTCTCGAAAATGGAGAAGGACGACTACCTGTCCAACGTCGAATGGGACACGCTGCTGTTCATCGTCGGCCTGTTCATCATGGTCGGCGCGTTGCTCAAGACCGGCGTCATCGAACACCTGGGCAATCTAGCGGCCGACGCAACCGGCAGCAGCCCGCTGTTCACGACGATGCTCATTCTGGGTGTGTCCACGCTGGTGTCCGGCATCATCGACAACGTTCCCTACGTGGCCACCATGACACCGATCGTCACGCACCTTGCCAACGCGATGCCGCACCAGGAACACGGCAACGCGTTCTGGTGGTCGTTGGCGCTCGGTGGTGACCTGGGCGGCAACCTCACCGCCGTGGGATCGAGCGCCAACATTGTGATGATCGGCATCGCGTTGCGATCCGGCTATTCGATCTCGTTCTGGGAGTTCACCCGTAAGGGCATTGTGATCACCGCGATCTCCACGGTGCTGTGCGGGCTCTACCTGTGGCTGCGCTACTTCGCCCTGGCCTGA